A single genomic interval of Falco cherrug isolate bFalChe1 chromosome 8, bFalChe1.pri, whole genome shotgun sequence harbors:
- the NME5 gene encoding nucleoside diphosphate kinase homolog 5 isoform X1, producing MRYRVRGKTQIKLLLLQRNETVDSFSLRSRCALTLVPHGVPLSRGLWPPALRPGPAAGPAARRTPRAAASLPAQRRSAAAILAPPAPAPRAAEGRGGHLVAAPPAQPGPPSPSNRSQPRRGRPAEPFSRWAAERGSRFLGSLPGPGPLGPPVPAAGRSAPGRRVWALPGWFLGTGSPGGPVLRSPPSLPDGGRSLVKSESKRGIPKVQVQKRSSRPRRQKRKLQLSPEQCSNFYADQYGKGFFPNLTAYMSSGPLVAMILARHCAVSYWKELLGPSNSVTARRTHPHSLRAIYGTDDLRNALHGSLSISSAEREIRFMFPEVILEPIPTGQRARDYLNLYVKPTLLAGLTALCKEKPADPMIWLADWLIEHNPNKPRLQHQVAEEEHQGRRKVCISQGLMLSSSICLKESCSTGTAHLKGVFCVLLLLKGEGRKREDAFIPRVPS from the exons ATGCGGTACCGAGTGCGTGGTAAAACCCAAATAAAGCTTTTATTGTTACAGAGAAATGAGACTGTTGATAGTTTTTCTCTCAGATCACGCTGCGCTCTTACTCTCGTACCACACGGGGTGCCCCTAAGCAGGGGGCTGTGGCCTCCAGCTCTCCGCCCGGGACCCGCGGCTGGCCCGGCCGCCAGGCGCACTCCGAGGGCGGCGGCCTCGCTGCCAGCACAGCGCCGCTCCGCAGCCGCCATCTtggctccccccgccccggctccgCGCGCAGCCGAGGGGCGCGGAGGCCATCTTGTGGCCGCTCCGCCCGCGCAGCCGGGCCCGCCGTCGCCTAGCAACCGCAGCcagccgcggcgggggcggccagCCGAGCCCTTCTCCCGGTGGGCTGCGGAGAGAGGGAGCCGGTTCCTCGGGTCTCTGCCCGGCCCCGGGCCTCTCGGGCCGCCGGTGCCCGCGGCAGGGCGCTCTGCCCCGGGCCGGCGGGTGTGGGCACTCCCAGGCTGGTTCCTCGGCACAGGCAGCCCCGGCGGCCCTGTGCTCCGCTCTCCACCTTCCCTCCCCGACGGAGGCCGCAGCCTGGTCAAGTCTGAAAGCAAACGAGGAATCCCAAAGGTACAGGTGCAGAAAAGATCGTCCCGACCACGAAGGCAG AAACGGAAGCTCCAGTTAAGCCCAGAGCAATGTAGCAACTTCTATGCAGACCAAtatggaaaaggtttttttcctaatttaacAGCCTATATGAGTTCTGGACCTTTAGTTGCTATGATTCTGGCCAGACACTGTGCAGTCTCATACTGGAAGGAATTGCTTGGACCATCAAACAGTGTAACAGCTAGGAGAACTCACCCTCACAG CTTAAGAGCAATCTATGGGACAGATGATTTGAGGAACGCGCTTCACGGCAGTCTCAGCATTTCctcagcagaaagagaaattcgATTCATGTTTCCAGAAG TGATCTTGGAGCCAATTCCAACTGGACAAAGAGCTAGGGATTACCTGAACCTTTATGTGAAGCCTACGTTGCTAGCTGGGCTCACTGCACTGTGTAAAGAGAAGCCGGCAGACCCAATG ATTTGGCTTGCTGACTGGTTGATTGAACACAATCCTAATAAACCTAGGCTGCAACATCAGGTGGCTGAGGAAGAGCATCAGGG TCGCAGGAAGGTGTGTATTAGTCAAGGGCTAATGCTGTCTTCCAGCATTTGTCTGAAAGAAAGCTGCTCAACTGGAACAGCTCACCTTAAGGGTGTTTTCTGTGTCCTCCTGCTCTTAAAAG
- the NME5 gene encoding nucleoside diphosphate kinase homolog 5 isoform X2, translating to MQMLMPEPQIFVERTLALIKPDVVDKEEEIEDLILRAGFLIVQKRKLQLSPEQCSNFYADQYGKGFFPNLTAYMSSGPLVAMILARHCAVSYWKELLGPSNSVTARRTHPHSLRAIYGTDDLRNALHGSLSISSAEREIRFMFPEVILEPIPTGQRARDYLNLYVKPTLLAGLTALCKEKPADPMIWLADWLIEHNPNKPRLQHQVAEEEHQGRRKVCISQGLMLSSSICLKESCSTGTAHLKGVFCVLLLLKGEGRKREDAFIPRVPS from the exons ATGCAGATGTTAATGCCTGAACCTCAGATTTTTGTGGAAAGAACTCTGGCTCTCATCAAACCAGATGTTGTTgataaagaagaagaaatagagGATCTCATTCTCCGAGCAGGATTCCTGATCGTTCAG AAACGGAAGCTCCAGTTAAGCCCAGAGCAATGTAGCAACTTCTATGCAGACCAAtatggaaaaggtttttttcctaatttaacAGCCTATATGAGTTCTGGACCTTTAGTTGCTATGATTCTGGCCAGACACTGTGCAGTCTCATACTGGAAGGAATTGCTTGGACCATCAAACAGTGTAACAGCTAGGAGAACTCACCCTCACAG CTTAAGAGCAATCTATGGGACAGATGATTTGAGGAACGCGCTTCACGGCAGTCTCAGCATTTCctcagcagaaagagaaattcgATTCATGTTTCCAGAAG TGATCTTGGAGCCAATTCCAACTGGACAAAGAGCTAGGGATTACCTGAACCTTTATGTGAAGCCTACGTTGCTAGCTGGGCTCACTGCACTGTGTAAAGAGAAGCCGGCAGACCCAATG ATTTGGCTTGCTGACTGGTTGATTGAACACAATCCTAATAAACCTAGGCTGCAACATCAGGTGGCTGAGGAAGAGCATCAGGG TCGCAGGAAGGTGTGTATTAGTCAAGGGCTAATGCTGTCTTCCAGCATTTGTCTGAAAGAAAGCTGCTCAACTGGAACAGCTCACCTTAAGGGTGTTTTCTGTGTCCTCCTGCTCTTAAAAG